Genomic window (Phragmites australis chromosome 5, lpPhrAust1.1, whole genome shotgun sequence):
CATGTAAGGACATGCAACACTATAGTCGCAAGTAATGTTATAGTCTCCACTGCTTTATGTTCTATCAATATTATAGAagatatttattaaaaatattttgcattGATTTTTGCTCTTTATTTAAGCAAAAATATAAACCAAAATATGTCGAGAGTGATATTTAGGTGTAAAGCTTCAATACAAGACAGGCACGTTGCTAATGTTTCGGACTCCACTTATGAGGAAGTGAGTGACATATGGTTACTGTTAAAGACATAGACTCTATACATGTTAAATATTAGttaataatataaaattaaaattaaaaatgattATTAAATAATTATTGCCAGGCCGCCGCCAACGCCAACCTCCCCGGGCCGGGCTCTAGCCTCGCCTCGCTGGTCGCCTCGCTCGCGGCCAAGGACCTGTCAGCGCGCGACATGACGGAGCTGTCGGGCGCGCACACGGTGGGGCGCGCGCGGTGGTCACGTTCCGGGGACGCGTCAACGGCAGGGACGCCGACGTGAACGCCACCTTCGCCGCGCAGCTGAGGCAGGCGTGCCCCGGGGGGTCCGGCGCGGACGGCAGCCTGGCGCCGCTGGACGCGGAGACCCCCGACACGTTCGACAACGGCTACTTCCGGGCTCTGGCGCTGCGGCGCGGGCTGCTGCATTCGGACCAGGAGCTGTTCAACGGCGGGTCGAAGGACGCGCTGGTGGGCAAGTACGCCGGAAACGGCGCCGCGTTCGGGAGCGACTTCGCCAAGGCGATGGTGAGGATGGGAAGCCTCGCGCCGGCGGCCGGGACGCCGCTGGAGGTCAGGCTCAACTGCTGGAGGCCCAACTAGAATACCACTACTAGAAAGCAGCATTAGCTCGTACATAGAGTCATAGAGAGATACATACAATACGGTCGTACTCAAACATGACAAGATGGTAGTTAGGATTTGTAACTTGATCTGTTTATgcaaaacccaaaaaaaaaaaagtataatcAGTAACAAACACAGATAAACATGTACAGGAGTACTAGCGCTACCAtattatataattttaagaTGGTGATTAACTCCACGTGAATAGTCCAATGCCTCTCGGCGCGACCGGGGGTGTGGGCGTGACTATAGCGTGTGTACTTAAGCGTACGTGCATCCAATTTGTCAAATAAAAACCTGATATTTGTGGTTATAAAGGTCTGTTTATTTCAGGCTGttctgatttttgtttttgataGACGTCTAAAAGTTAGAAGTTTAAATAAAAAGTGATTTTTGGAGAAGATAAAATCTGtttatgagaaaataaactagaagctgagaaggtAGTTGAGAGTAATTTTTTTGACAAGTAGTATCCTGAGAAGCTAAAACTGTGTTATAAAACCCAACagttaaaatccaaaaataactttttaaaaaaattaaaaacacaaattttcagaaaagctagAAGCAGAAACCTAAATAAATGGGCCTTAAGTCCACTGTTAATTTGCTCAGGTCTCGTTAGTTCATTAATTAATTAAcctgctgtttttttttattaacaaGAGGCATTGGACTATTGGAGATTCCGCCATGGCGCGTGGTTGCATGATGGGCTTTAAACTGGACCGTGGCGACGGCGTCATGCAACAGTCGGGTGATATGTAGCTCAGGTCAGCGGCTCGGCGCGACGGGAGGCTGAGGGCCTGAGGCCTTATCCTCTGGTAtggctggcggcggcggaatGACGTTGCCTGCGCAGGGTTAAAGTGCGTGAAACGGCTAGTAACTTAAGCAAGAAGTCACCCGCTGTTTACCCGGTAGCAGGCACCTGGGGATCCAACAACGTCTTTTTGCTTATGGGCCGGCAACAGAGCAGGGTTGTGGGCCGGAGCCCTGCATTTTGAGTAACGGTGGCAATAGGTCTACCTGTCAGGTTTTACTCGCCCATACCTAACCTGAAACCCGACTTCACAAACCCAACTTAGTCCCGAAATAAATGTCGGGTGCAAAATGCCCTCCGGCCTCAGCCCCGACGAGGACCT
Coding sequences:
- the LOC133917804 gene encoding LOW QUALITY PROTEIN: peroxidase-like (The sequence of the model RefSeq protein was modified relative to this genomic sequence to represent the inferred CDS: inserted 1 base in 1 codon); this encodes MSRVIFRCKASIQDRHVANVSDSTYEEAAANANLPGPGSSLASLVASLAAKDLSARDMTELSGAHTVGRARXVTFRGRVNGRDADVNATFAAQLRQACPGGSGADGSLAPLDAETPDTFDNGYFRALALRRGLLHSDQELFNGGSKDALVGKYAGNGAAFGSDFAKAMVRMGSLAPAAGTPLEVRLNCWRPN